In Pseudoxanthomonas indica, the following are encoded in one genomic region:
- a CDS encoding cupin domain-containing protein, translating to MHARAEELIRTLDLAPHPEGGYFRRIFESNKRTEVNGIERATLTAIKFLITEGVVSRWHRVDATEIWDWAEGSALELSMFDPETRTLSRAQLDTSARGGQQVQVVQAGIWQSARSLGAYTVMDCSVSPGFVWKGFQLLEHDSETARHLREAGGRVA from the coding sequence ATGCACGCACGCGCCGAAGAGCTGATCCGCACCCTGGACCTGGCCCCTCATCCCGAGGGCGGCTACTTTCGGCGCATTTTTGAATCGAACAAACGCACCGAAGTGAATGGCATCGAGCGTGCCACGCTGACGGCGATCAAGTTCCTCATTACCGAAGGTGTTGTCAGTCGTTGGCACCGTGTGGACGCGACCGAGATCTGGGACTGGGCGGAAGGCAGCGCGCTGGAACTGTCGATGTTCGATCCGGAAACCCGCACCTTGAGCCGCGCTCAGTTGGATACCTCGGCCCGGGGTGGCCAGCAGGTGCAGGTGGTGCAGGCCGGCATCTGGCAGAGCGCGCGCAGCCTGGGCGCCTATACCGTCATGGACTGCTCGGTGTCGCCGGGCTTTGTCTGGAAGGGCTTTCAGTTGCTCGAGCACGACAGCGAGACCGCCCGACATCTGCGCGAAGCCGGTGGCCGCGTCGCCTGA
- the pheT gene encoding phenylalanine--tRNA ligase subunit beta, whose translation MKFSENWLRSHVPTQASREQLAAVLTAIGLEVEEVTALGDGVAGVVVARIVECAKHPEADRLQVCQVDVGGDALLQIVCGAPNARPGLVAPLATVGAHVNGIDIKAAKLRGVESNGMLCSAKELGLDADASGLLELPANAPVGTALANYLGLPDASIEIKLTPNRADCFSVRGIAYDVAAALDSAVQPLAGETVPARIGSERVVELRAGERVPRFVGRVIEGVNATAPTPAWMAERLRRSGVRPISLLVDVTQYVMLELGQPMHAFDHDLLEGAVVVRPARAGEELKLLDGRTVKLDDDMLVVSDGHGGAAARAVALGGIMGGYDTRVTDSTRNVFLEAAHWIPSAIIGRSRKLGLHTDAGHRFERGVDPELPRQAVEYATRLILEIGGGAAGPITEAALPEHLTAPAPITLRRARVQRVLGIAIEDAEIARILIALGMQVSATTEGWQVVPPSRRFDIAIEEDLIEELARIHGYERIPTTLPGGATRIAGITETRLDDATVRRQWAAREYFETVNFAFVDAQSLQQWQLQAGGVPLANPLSAELGVMRTSLLPGLVAALGRNLARQATRVRLFELGNVFADAGQGQAPRETQRLAAAVCGDAYQEQWGQTPARKVDFHDLKGDLQSLAAASGAVLEFRPASPPQGHPGRSAEVYRDGHYLGWLGQLHPRLQRALDIDADVFVLELDLAPLVARTVPRAADLSRYPSVRRDLAFVVSDHVSWQALRETVEQTAGPLLREVQLFDRYVGAGVESGQKSLAMGLILQDKSRTLNDSDVDSVVEVVVSALAQAHGARIRG comes from the coding sequence ATGAAATTCTCTGAAAACTGGTTGCGCAGTCATGTCCCCACCCAGGCCAGCCGTGAGCAACTGGCGGCGGTGCTCACCGCAATCGGCCTGGAAGTGGAAGAAGTGACCGCGCTGGGTGACGGCGTGGCCGGTGTGGTGGTGGCGCGCATCGTCGAATGCGCCAAGCACCCCGAAGCCGATCGTCTGCAGGTCTGCCAGGTCGATGTCGGCGGCGACGCACTCCTGCAGATTGTCTGCGGCGCGCCCAATGCACGCCCGGGCCTGGTGGCGCCGTTGGCCACGGTAGGCGCCCACGTCAATGGCATCGACATCAAGGCGGCCAAGCTGCGCGGTGTCGAGTCCAACGGCATGCTGTGCTCGGCCAAGGAACTAGGACTGGATGCGGACGCTTCCGGCCTGCTGGAACTGCCTGCCAATGCACCCGTTGGCACCGCATTGGCGAATTACCTGGGGCTGCCCGACGCCAGCATCGAAATCAAGCTGACCCCCAATCGCGCGGATTGCTTCAGCGTGCGTGGCATTGCCTACGACGTGGCAGCCGCCCTGGACAGCGCGGTGCAGCCGCTGGCAGGCGAGACAGTGCCGGCGCGGATCGGCAGCGAGCGGGTGGTGGAACTGAGAGCCGGCGAACGCGTGCCGCGTTTCGTCGGTCGCGTGATCGAAGGCGTGAATGCCACCGCGCCCACGCCGGCGTGGATGGCCGAGCGCCTGCGCCGTTCCGGCGTGCGCCCGATCAGCCTGCTGGTCGACGTCACCCAATACGTGATGCTGGAACTTGGCCAACCCATGCATGCCTTCGATCATGACCTGCTGGAAGGCGCCGTTGTCGTGCGCCCGGCTCGCGCCGGCGAGGAGCTCAAGCTGCTCGACGGCCGGACCGTCAAGCTCGATGACGACATGCTGGTGGTGTCCGACGGTCACGGCGGCGCCGCGGCGCGCGCAGTGGCACTGGGCGGCATCATGGGCGGCTACGACACGCGCGTCACCGACAGCACGCGCAACGTGTTCCTGGAAGCGGCGCACTGGATTCCCTCAGCCATCATTGGCCGCAGCCGCAAGCTGGGCCTGCACACCGATGCCGGCCATCGCTTCGAGCGTGGCGTGGATCCGGAGTTGCCGCGCCAGGCGGTGGAATATGCCACCCGTTTGATCCTGGAAATCGGCGGCGGTGCAGCCGGCCCGATCACCGAAGCCGCGTTGCCGGAGCACCTGACGGCGCCCGCACCCATCACCCTGCGGCGCGCACGCGTGCAGCGCGTCCTGGGAATCGCCATCGAGGATGCCGAGATTGCGCGCATCCTGATCGCGCTGGGCATGCAGGTCAGCGCAACCACGGAGGGTTGGCAGGTCGTGCCGCCGTCGCGCCGCTTCGATATCGCCATCGAAGAAGACTTGATTGAGGAGTTGGCGCGCATCCACGGCTACGAGCGCATTCCGACCACGCTGCCCGGCGGCGCCACGCGCATCGCCGGCATCACCGAAACGCGCCTGGATGACGCCACGGTGCGTCGCCAATGGGCCGCGCGCGAGTATTTCGAAACGGTCAACTTCGCTTTCGTCGATGCGCAGTCGCTGCAGCAATGGCAGCTGCAGGCGGGCGGCGTGCCGCTGGCCAATCCGCTGAGCGCCGAGCTGGGTGTGATGCGTACCTCGCTGCTTCCCGGACTGGTGGCTGCGCTGGGACGCAACCTGGCTCGCCAGGCCACCCGTGTGCGCCTGTTCGAGCTGGGCAATGTGTTTGCCGATGCCGGGCAGGGTCAGGCCCCGCGCGAGACCCAGCGCCTGGCCGCTGCGGTCTGCGGCGACGCTTACCAGGAACAATGGGGGCAGACGCCGGCGCGCAAGGTCGACTTCCACGACCTGAAGGGAGATCTGCAGAGTCTGGCTGCTGCGTCCGGCGCGGTCCTGGAGTTCCGTCCCGCGTCGCCGCCCCAGGGCCATCCGGGCCGCTCGGCCGAGGTCTATCGCGACGGGCACTACCTGGGCTGGCTGGGCCAGCTGCACCCCCGTTTGCAGCGGGCGCTGGACATCGATGCCGATGTCTTCGTCCTGGAACTGGACCTGGCGCCGCTGGTGGCCCGGACCGTGCCGCGTGCCGCCGACCTGTCGCGCTACCCGTCCGTCCGCCGGGATCTTGCGTTCGTCGTGTCCGACCACGTCAGCTGGCAAGCTTTGCGCGAGACTGTGGAACAGACAGCCGGGCCACTGCTACGCGAGGTCCAACTGTTTGACCGGTATGTGGGGGCTGGGGTCGAATCCGGTCAAAAGAGTCTCGCTATGGGCTTGATTTTGCAGGACAAATCACGCACTCTGAATGACAGCGACGTCGATTCGGTAGTGGAAGTCGTGGTGTCTGCGCTGGCGCAGGCACATGGCGCCCGAATCCGCGGATAA
- a CDS encoding integration host factor subunit alpha, translating to MALTKAEMAERLFDEVGLNKREAKEFVDAYFDVLRDALEQGRQVKLSGFGNFDLRRKNQRPGRNPKTGEEIPISARTVVTFRPGQKLKERVEAYAGPGQ from the coding sequence ATGGCGTTGACCAAGGCTGAAATGGCAGAGCGGTTGTTCGACGAAGTCGGACTGAACAAGCGTGAGGCCAAGGAATTCGTCGATGCCTATTTCGACGTGCTCCGCGATGCGTTGGAGCAGGGTCGCCAGGTCAAGCTGTCGGGCTTCGGCAACTTCGACCTGCGCCGCAAGAACCAGCGCCCGGGCCGCAACCCCAAGACCGGGGAAGAGATCCCCATTTCGGCGCGGACCGTCGTGACGTTCCGCCCGGGGCAGAAACTCAAGGAGCGTGTGGAAGCCTATGCTGGACCCGGGCAGTAA
- a CDS encoding TraB/GumN family protein, which yields MRGDLLAREGPVTAAPAAVASPKLPPVTAPTSATEAPVRELEAITVSGVQPGPGLWRVRNGDHLLYILGTQSPLPKRMTWRSDEVEQVLQVVDRVLGSPGVQVDADVGFFRGMLLLPSAMKAAKNPGDQRLQDVLPADTYARWARLKQRYLGRDTGIEKKRPLIAVFQLYQEALSRSGLKERNVIEPVLEAALKKRKLKITPATLKLMIEDPKQAIADFRKEPLKPVDLECFNRTLDRIEFELPRMTARANAWAVGDVAALRSQPTEAQQLACLSAWFDTDVARKRGLTDLDVRVRETWLGQADLALRESRITFATVGIGELLKPGGYLAQLQARGYTVEAPE from the coding sequence ATGCGCGGCGATCTGCTGGCGCGGGAAGGCCCCGTGACCGCCGCTCCTGCTGCCGTTGCCTCCCCGAAGCTTCCGCCGGTAACCGCGCCGACCAGCGCCACGGAAGCGCCCGTACGTGAGCTGGAGGCCATCACGGTCAGCGGTGTGCAGCCGGGGCCCGGTTTGTGGCGGGTGCGCAACGGCGATCACCTGCTCTACATCCTGGGTACGCAGTCGCCGCTGCCCAAGCGCATGACCTGGCGCTCGGATGAAGTGGAGCAGGTATTGCAAGTGGTCGACCGCGTGCTGGGTTCGCCCGGCGTGCAGGTAGATGCGGACGTCGGTTTCTTTCGCGGCATGCTGCTGCTGCCTTCGGCCATGAAGGCGGCAAAAAATCCGGGCGACCAACGCCTGCAGGACGTCCTGCCCGCGGACACCTATGCGCGCTGGGCGAGGCTGAAGCAGCGCTACCTGGGACGGGACACCGGCATCGAGAAGAAGCGACCGCTAATCGCCGTCTTCCAGTTGTATCAGGAGGCCTTGTCGCGTTCGGGACTGAAGGAGCGCAACGTGATCGAGCCCGTACTCGAGGCGGCACTGAAGAAGCGCAAGCTAAAAATCACGCCGGCCACCCTCAAACTGATGATTGAGGATCCCAAGCAGGCGATCGCCGACTTCCGCAAGGAGCCGTTGAAGCCGGTGGACCTGGAATGCTTCAACCGGACGCTGGACCGGATCGAGTTCGAGTTACCACGGATGACCGCGCGCGCCAACGCATGGGCGGTGGGCGATGTCGCTGCCCTGCGCAGCCAGCCCACGGAAGCTCAGCAGCTGGCCTGCCTGTCGGCCTGGTTCGATACGGATGTGGCGCGCAAACGTGGCCTGACCGATCTGGATGTGCGCGTGCGCGAGACCTGGCTGGGCCAGGCCGATCTGGCCCTGCGCGAAAGTCGCATCACCTTTGCCACGG
- a CDS encoding MerR family transcriptional regulator, with amino-acid sequence MLDPGSNRELPPIPAKRYFTIGEVSELCDVKPHVLRYWETEFPSLEPAKRRGNRRYYQRHDVLMVRQIRSLLYEQGYTIGGARLRLEGEGAKQESALSNQIVRQVRMELEEILQLLRR; translated from the coding sequence ATGCTGGACCCGGGCAGTAACCGCGAACTTCCGCCGATTCCGGCCAAGCGCTACTTCACCATTGGTGAGGTCAGCGAGCTGTGCGATGTCAAACCGCATGTGCTGCGCTACTGGGAAACCGAATTTCCCAGCCTGGAACCGGCCAAGCGACGCGGCAATCGTCGTTATTACCAGCGCCATGACGTGCTGATGGTGCGGCAGATCCGCAGCCTGCTGTACGAACAGGGCTACACGATCGGTGGCGCGCGGCTGCGCCTGGAAGGCGAGGGCGCCAAACAGGAATCCGCCTTGAGCAACCAGATCGTGCGCCAGGTGCGCATGGAGCTGGAAGAAATCCTGCAGTTGTTGCGCCGTTGA